AAGGGCTGCTTTATTATTGCTAAATTCAAGAAACAGACAAAACATAATAAATATGTATATCTTAATAGTTTCTTCTCGTCTCTAGTAGTATCCAATATATCCACCACCTATAAATATTATAGTAAATTTCTATTTCAACAGTGTTTAAGCAAACTATCCTATAACTTTAAAAGCTGTATTTCCAATTTTAATTTCATCACCAGCCGCTAGATAATGCTTTCCTCTTAATTTTTTGCCATTCAAAAGAGTTCCATTAGTGCTTCCGAGATCTTCTAATACACAATCTTTCGCATTCTTTATGTAAATTCTAGCATGATGACCTGATGTATACGGATCTTCCAATATAAGTTGATTATCACTTTTCCTTCCTATGGTCACTTCTCTTCTTACAGGAATTACAGCACCTCTTCTAAGATTTGAATTTTTACCTGGATTA
This genomic interval from Clostridium kluyveri contains the following:
- a CDS encoding FHA domain-containing protein, which codes for MDLSKLSMIFKIVIIGIVYIIIFWALGIMYKDIKNGGKKSRKLIRKSFGLEVVNPGKNSNLRRGAVIPVRREVTIGRKSDNQLILEDPYTSGHHARIYIKNAKDCVLEDLGSTNGTLLNGKKLRGKHYLAAGDEIKIGNTAFKVIG